A region of the Clupea harengus chromosome 7, Ch_v2.0.2, whole genome shotgun sequence genome:
cctggtTACAGCTCAATAAAAGAAAGACACTCTGCCTCTCTGGTTCTGACATATAAAAGAACACTGGTTGACATTTTCAAACGAATGCCCGATGTGCAGAGAACATGAACTTGTGCTTCATCATCTTAACTGTCCCAACCCTGAGTGCACTGGCTCTTCGTAATGTGAGTACAGAGTAATTTTTCACAATTGAATATAAAGGAGCAAATATTAACAGTCCCTGCCCGACTTGAATCTAAAGGTTTATTGGAATATCTGTTTTTCAATAATACTGTAATGATGCCAAGAGTGCAGTCATACTATTTTCTACACACGTTTTCTAAAATTCTATCATTATGTTAATTCACTCAGACATAGAGTGAAGGCGGAATGTGGATAAATGTACCTGTAATTTTGTTAGAAGAAAAACCATAATTTTATGAAACCCATCCATAGTGATCATGTAATATGCAGTCTAAATGTATTCTTATTTCTAATTATTTGTTTCTTGTTCAATAAGTAAATTTGATCTCGGAAAGCTTTTTGTCAACCACTTCAATCTCCCTGATACTAACAAAAATGCACTAAGCTCATCATCAATTGAAGAACATGTGATATTGTCTAACGACAGTATGAATATGTACTGAAATGACCGATTTCTATCAAGTACATCATTGCcattatatctctctcttgctgcccCCTCAGGTCCCACAGCGCTCATCTACAGGGACCTCTACATGtttaaacaagaaaaaataTTCAAATCTCCCAttcacaatgtgtgtggataaaACTAATTCAGACAAGCAGCCTCCAGTCATCTCCATTCCTCCAGGTTCCCTCATGTCTACATTACTGAAGGTCAAGACTGATATGCGACAACGTTGGacttttaaaacaaaaagaaatccTGAGATATATCCACCTCTTCGCAAAATCAAGATAATGGTATTCCCTATTACATCtatagatcaagtaataaagttGTTGAGAAGAAAACCAACGTCAACAACTTCTACAACCACACAACAAACAACTTCAACTCAGGATTCTACTTCTACAATTTCAACCGACAGCACTCAAGATTCTATTTCTACAACTCAATCTAAAACCACTCAAGAACCTATATCTACAACTCCATCTGAAACAACCACATCCGGAGATTCTGCTTCTACAACTTCAACTGACACCACTGAAGAACCTACATCTACAACTGAAACCACTGAAGAACCTACATCTACAACTGAAACCACTGAAGATTCTGCTTCTACAACTTCAACTGACACCACTGAAGAACCTACATCTACAACTGAAACCACTAAAGATTCTGCTTCTACAACTTCAACTGACACCACTGAAGAACCTACATCTACAACTCTAACTGAAACCACTGAAGATTCTGCTTCTACAACTTCAACTGACACCACTGAAGATTCTGCTTCTACAACTTCAACTGACACCACTGAAGAACCTACATCTACAACTCCAACTGAAACCACTGAAGATTCTGCTTCTACAACTTCAACTGACACCACTGAAGATTCTGCTTCTACAACTTCAACTGACACCACTGAAGAACCTACATCTACAACTGAAACCAGTGAAGATTCTGCTTCTACAACTTTAACTGACACCACTGAAGATTCTGCTTCTACAACTTCAACTGACACCACTGAAGAACCTACATCTACAACTGAAACCACTGAAGATTCTGCTTCTACAACTTTAACTGACACCACTGAAGATTCTGCTTCTACAACTTCAACTGACACCACTGAAGAACCTACATCTACAACTCCAACTGAAACCACTGAAGATTCTGCTTCTACAACTTCAACTGACACCACTGAAGATTCTGCTTCTACAACTTCAACTGACACCACTGAAGAACCTACATCTACAACTCTAACTGAAACCACTGAAGATTCTGCTTCTACAACTTCAACTGACACCACTGAAGAACCTACATCTACAACTGAAACCACTGAAGATTCTGCTTCTACAACTTTAACTGACACCACTGAAGATTCTGCTTCTACAACTTCAACTGACACCACTGAAGAACCTACATCTACAACTGAAACCACTGAAGAACCTACATCTACAACTCTAACTGAAACCACTGAAGAACCTACATCTCCAACTCCAACTGAAACCACTAGAGATTCTGCTTCAACAACTTCAACTGACACCACTGAAGATTCTGCTTCTACAACTTCAACTGACACCACTGAAGAACCTACATCTACAACTCCAACTGAAACCACTGAAGATTCTGCTTCTACAACTTCAACTGACACCACTGAAGATTCTGCTTCTACAACTTCAACTGACACCACTGAAGAACCTACATCTACAACTCCAACTGAAACCACTGAAGATTCTGCTTCTACAACTTCAACTGAGACCACTGAAGAACCTACATCTACAACTCCAACTGAAACCACTGAAGATTCTGCTTCTACAACTTCAACTGAGACCACTGAAGAACCTACATCTACAACTCTAACTGAAACCACTGAAGAACCTACATCTCCAACTCCAATTGAAACCACTAGAGATTCTGCTTCAACAACTTCAACTGACACCACTGAAGATTCTGCTTCTACAACTTCAACTGACACCACTGAAGAACCTACATCTACAACTCCAACTGAAA
Encoded here:
- the LOC116221084 gene encoding flocculation protein FLO11-like; translated protein: MTDFYQVHHCHYISLLLPPQVPQRSSTGTSTCLNKKKYSNLPFTMCVDKTNSDKQPPVISIPPGSLMSTLLKVKTDMRQRWTFKTKRNPEIYPPLRKIKIMVFPITSIDQVIKLLRRKPTSTTSTTTQQTTSTQDSTSTISTDSTQDSISTTQSKTTQEPISTTPSETTTSGDSASTTSTDTTEEPTSTTETTEEPTSTTETTEDSASTTSTDTTEEPTSTTETTKDSASTTSTDTTEEPTSTTLTETTEDSASTTSTDTTEDSASTTSTDTTEEPTSTTPTETTEDSASTTSTDTTEDSASTTSTDTTEEPTSTTETSEDSASTTLTDTTEDSASTTSTDTTEEPTSTTETTEDSASTTLTDTTEDSASTTSTDTTEEPTSTTPTETTEDSASTTSTDTTEDSASTTSTDTTEEPTSTTLTETTEDSASTTSTDTTEEPTSTTETTEDSASTTLTDTTEDSASTTSTDTTEEPTSTTETTEEPTSTTLTETTEEPTSPTPTETTRDSASTTSTDTTEDSASTTSTDTTEEPTSTTPTETTEDSASTTSTDTTEDSASTTSTDTTEEPTSTTPTETTEDSASTTSTETTEEPTSTTPTETTEDSASTTSTETTEEPTSTTLTETTEEPTSPTPIETTRDSASTTSTDTTEDSASTTSTDTTEEPTSTTPTETTEYSASTTSTETTEEPTSTTSTETTEEPTSTTPTETTEDFASTTSTDTTEDSASTTSTDTTEEPTSTTPSETTEDSASTTSTETTEEPTSTTSTDTTEDSASTTLTETTEEPIFTSPTETTEDSASTTSIDTTQGTEGPQQSISTIPNETTQPVSETSVTPEEGRGDVPSGTGS